One stretch of Arachis duranensis cultivar V14167 chromosome 1, aradu.V14167.gnm2.J7QH, whole genome shotgun sequence DNA includes these proteins:
- the LOC107459858 gene encoding xylose isomerase: MKMKTGKILLLLVCLKAFCYAVQASKRGDSDGWEGEFFTGIPKIKYEGRSSKNPLAFKWYNAEEEVLGKKMKDWFRFSVAFWHTFRGTGGDPFGAPTKNWPWEDGTNSLKMAKRRMRANFEFIDKLGVDFWCFHDRDIAPDGQTLEEANENLDEVVALAKDLQSKSNKKVLWGTAQLFMHSRYMHGGATSSELQVYAYAAAQVKKAMEVTHYLGGENYVFWGGREGYQSLLNTDMERELNHLGTFLHAAVRHKKKIGFNGTLLIEPKPQEPTKHQYDWDAATTANFLRKYGLTEEFKLNIECNHATLSGHSCHHEIETARINGMLGNIDANTGDPQVGWDTDQFLIDIPEATMIMLSVIKNGGIAPGGFNFDAKLRRESTDVEDLFIAHIVGMDTMARGLKNAAKLIEDGSLAELVRKRYQSFDTKLGAQIENGEADFELLEKKVKEMDEPKVASAKQELAELIFQSAM, translated from the exons ATGAAGATGAAGACTGGGAAAATATTGTTGCTGCTTGTTTGTTTGAAAGCCTTTTGTTATGCAGTG CAAGCTAGTAAAAGAGGTGATTCAGATGGATGGGAAGGAGAGTTTTTCACTGGCATTCCCAAAATTAAATATGAg gGGCGTTCTAGTAAGAATCCACTTGCATTTAAATGGTATAATGCAGAGGAGGAAGTCCTTGGGAAGAAAATGAAG GACTGGTTTAGATTTAGTGTTGCATTTTGGCATACATTTAGAGGAACAGGAGGTGATCCATTTGGTGCACCAACCAAAAATTGGCCTTGGGAAGATGGCACCAATTCATTAAAAATGGCCAAAAGAAGAA TGAGAGCAAACTTTGAGTTCATAGACAAACTTGGGGTTGATTTTTGGTGCTTCCATGACAGGGATATAGCCCCTGATGGACAAACTTTAGAG GAAGCTAATGAAAATTTGGATGAAGTGGTGGCTCTTGCTAAAGACCTTCAATCTAAG AGCAACAAGAAAGTTTTATGGGGAACGGCTCAATTATTCATGCATTCTCGCTATATGCATGGTGGTGCTACTAG TTCTGAATTACAAGTGTATGCATATGCTGCTGCTCAAGTGAAGAAAGCCATGGAG GTGACACATTATTTGGGAGGAGAAAATTATGTTTTTTGGGGTGGTCGTGAAGGTTACCAGTCTCTTTTGAACACAGATATGGAACGAGAGCTTAATCATTTA GGTACATTTCTTCATGCTGCTGTTAGACACAAAAAGAAGATTGGATTTAATG GGACACTATTGATTGAACCCAAGCCACAAGAACCTACTAAACACCA GTATGATTGGGATGCGGCAACCACAGCTAATTTCTTACGAAAATATGGACTTActg AGGAATTCAAACTCAACATAGAGTGCAACCATGCCACGCTTTCTGGTCACAG TTGTCATCATGAGATTGAAACTGCAAGGATCAATGGGATGCTGGGTAATATTGATGCAAACACTGGCGACCCTCAAGTTG GTTGGGACACAGATCAATTTCTCATTGATATTCCAGAGGCAACCATGATTATGCTTAGCGTCATCAAAAAC GGAGGAATTGCACCAGGTGGATTCAACTTCGATGCTAAATT GCGGAGAGAAAGCACAGATGTTGAAGACTTATTCATAGCTCACATTGTTGGAATGGACACAATGGCTCGTGGCCTCAAGAATGCTGCTAAGTTAATTGAG GATGGTTCCCTTGCTGAGCTTGTTAGAAAGCGATACCAGAGTTTTGACACTAAGCTTGGTGCTCAGATAGAG AATGGTGAAGCTGACTTTGAATTACTTGAGAAGAAAGTCAAAGAAATGGATGAGCCTAAAGTAGCTTCTGCCAAACAG GAGCTAGCGGAGCTTATCTTCCAATCTGCCATGTAG
- the LOC107460858 gene encoding uncharacterized protein LOC107460858 yields the protein MGDDIDGWANIHHDILKEIAEHFYSYDDFIQLRLVCKQWSLKLPEISSEILWLLVPEESSSTHIYEDEEIYHLMQLPIANEVPLDIQSLYEDEIHHLKLPEMQNKFIRGSFGGWLIVQDIYQQGSMYMLNAFTKVVHLDLPPISTFPDIIDYNPNNYGLEYTIRVLDDDDMDDYRRSSSWINRIWVWKVIINSCPSNDNEDFMAVAIYGPGCTLAFYKPNDKRWLDLSTRKPSFHDVIFFGEKIYAVEERGQLYEFDTNTKSGPVGGIHEAKPPSDAAVGPYQLKYLVGCANGSLLMLVRHFTYRGLCTYKFDIYELKKNAKEWSRLDSLENCVLMIGLNSSVQMLPASIQTKGNQIYFTDNLIELKSMEDAELQDIGIFDLDDGSCQKLLSDVKFLCPPVWCYSSSFL from the coding sequence ATGGGTGACGACATTGATGGATGGGCAAACATTCATCATGACATCTTGAAGGAAATTGCGGAGCACTTCTATTCGTATGATGATTTCATCCAACTTCGTTTAGTTTGCAAGCAATGGAGCTTGAAACTTCCAGAGATCTCCAGCGAGATTTTGTGGCTGCTGGTACCTGAAGAATCTTCCAGTACTCATATTTACGAAGACGAGGAGATCTACCATCTCATGCAGTTACCTATTGCTAATGAAGTACCACTTGATATTCAGTCTCTTTATGAAGACGAGATCCACCATCTCAAGCTACCAGAGATGCAGAACAAATTCATCCGTGGTTCTTTTGGGGGATGGTTGATCGTCCAAGATATATACCAGCAAGGTTCGATGTATATGTTAAATGCGTTTACAAAGGTAGTCCATCTAGATCTTCCTCCAATATCGACTTTTCCGGATATAATTGACTACAATCCTAACAATTATGGCCTTGAATATACTATTCGGGTTTTGGACGATGACGATATGGATGATTACCGGAGGTCGAGCAGTTGGATAAATAGGATCTGGGTTTGGAAGGTTATTATAAATTCATGTCCTAGTAATGACAATGAAGATTTTATGGCAGTGGCTATATATGGACCTGGTTGTACATTAGCCTTTTACAAACCAAATGATAAGAGATGGTTAGATCTTTCAACTAGAAAACCGTCTTTTCATGATGTCATATTTTTTGGAGAAAAGATATATGCAGTAGAAGAACGTGGCCAGCTATACGAATTTGATACAAACACAAAGTCAGGGCCTGTAGGTGGTATTCATGAAGCCAAACCTCCCTCTGATGCTGCGGTGGGTCCTTACCAGCTTAAATATTTGGTTGGGTGTGCTAATGGAAGTTTATTGATGCTGGTGAGACATTTTACTTATCGTGGATTATGTACTTACAAATTTGATATCTATGAATTGAAGAAGAATGCAAAAGAATGGTCCAGACTAGATAGTTTGGAAAATTGCGTACTGATGATTGGACTCAACTCTTCTGTTCAAATGCTGCCTGCAAGTATTCAAACCAAAGGAAATCAAATCTACTTTACAGATAATCTAATAGAATTGAAATCAATGGAGGATGCCGAACTTCAAGATATTGGCATCTTCGACTTGGACGATGGAAGTTGTCAAAAACTATTATCCGATGTGAAGTTCTTGTGTCCTCCTGTCTGGTGTTATTCTAGCTCatttctttag